The genomic interval GGCGGCAATGACCACCGTCTCGCCGTATCGCACCAAGCAACTACCGGCGGCCTGCTTGGCAAAAAATCCTGTTTCAATCGAAAAAACGCTGTCTCCAATTTGCTTTTCTACTCGAGCTTTCAATTTCGTAGTTCCTGTGTGAGTTGTGTGGGCAATCGTGTGATGAATGTATTTGTAGGTCTGCTGCTAGCAACTCGTTCGACCGGGCGCGCAATTCACCAGGGGGTCCGAGCTAAACTGGCGCGAAGCAGGCACCAGGCACTCTAACAACAAGACACTTGTGCCGGCATCCGCTACTTGCGAATTTCCAGCCGCTTGATGATGTCCAAATAGCGCTGCGGATCAACCGTTTTCAGGTAATCCAACAAGCGCCGCCGCCGACCCACCATCATTAGCAAGCCACGCCGGCTCGCATAGTCTTTCGGATGCACTTTCAAGTGGCCCGTCAGCTCCGCAATG from Pirellulales bacterium carries:
- the rpsO gene encoding 30S ribosomal protein S15: MAITKERKQELIGSYRRKKDDTGSPEIQVALLTTRIAELTGHLKVHPKDYASRRGLLMMVGRRRRLLDYLKTVDPQRYLDIIKRLEIRK